One stretch of Paroedura picta isolate Pp20150507F chromosome 13, Ppicta_v3.0, whole genome shotgun sequence DNA includes these proteins:
- the PITPNB gene encoding phosphatidylinositol transfer protein beta isoform, with translation MMTTTTPLPVPTLFGGRGLGACPWTSGGGARKCRSRAVACGWAAPLAPARWASLRGRMVLVKEFRVVLPCSVQEYQVGQLYSVAEASKNETGGGEGIQVLKNEPYEKDGETGQYTHKIYHLKSKVPGFVRMIAPEGSLVFHEKAWNAYPYCRTIVTNEYMKEDFFIKIETWHKPDLGSSDNVHELDPDTWKSVEVIHIDIADQSQVEPGDYKADEDPALFQSVKTKRGPLGPNWKKELAAEEDCSKMCAYKLVTIKFKWWGLQNKVENFIQKQEKRIFTNFHRQLFCWIDKWIDLSMEDIRRMEDETQRELEALRNQGQVRGTSAASDD, from the exons ATGATGACGACCACGACGCCTCTGCCTGTGCCGACtctctttggggggaggggcctcggggCCTGCCCATGGACTTCCGGCGGAGGCGCCCGGAAGTGTCGCAGCCGCGCGGTGGCGTGTGGGTGGGCGGCGCCGTTGGCGCCTGCGCGCTGGGCTTCCCTGCGAGGAAGGATGGTGCTCGTCAAGGAGTT CCGCGTGGTCCTGCCCTGCTCCGTGCAAGAG TATCAAGTTGGGCAGCTTTACTCAGTGGCTGAAGCCAGTAAAAATGAAACAGGTGGTGGTGAAGGGATCCAGGTGCTAAAGAATGAGCCTTATGAGAAGGATGGTGAGACTGGCCAGTATACACATAAGATCTACCACCTGAAAAG CAAGGTCCCTGGTTTTGTGCGAATGATTGCCCCTGAAGGCTCACTGGTCTTCCATGAAAAGGCCTGGAATGCGTACCCATACTGCAGGACGA TTGTAACG AATGAATACATGAAGGAAGATTTCTTCATCAAGATTGAGACATGGCATAAGCCAGACTTGGGGAGTTCGGACAAT GTCCACGAGTTGGATCCGGACACATGGAAGAGTGTTGAAGTTATTCACATTGATATTGCGGACCAAAGTCAAGTGGAACCAGGA GACTACAAAGCTGATGAGGACCCCGCCCTGTTCCAGTCAGTGAAGACCAAGCGAGGCCCTTTGGGGCCCAACTGGAAG AAGGAGCTGGCAGCTGAGGAGGACTGTTCCAAAATGTGCGCCTACAAGCTGGTGACGATCAAATTTAAGTGGTGGGGTTTACAGAATAAAGTTGAGAACTTCATTCAAAAG caagaaaagaggataTTCACTAACTTCCATCGGCAGCTGTTTTGTTGGATTGACAAGTGGATAGACCTCTCGATGGAAGATATCCGGCGAATGGAGGATGAGACCCAGAGAGAGTTGGAAGCG TTGCGGAACCAAGGTCAAGTGAGAGGAACAAGTGCTGCGAGCGACGACTGA
- the MN1 gene encoding transcriptional activator MN1 produces MFALEQFEAQSGGGGGGGRGGERGGFGPGLGAHFKASPFHGGGGGGGGAAGGEAALSGLGEPSSAAMLAMNLSLSGEAYGFHGRGGHVDLHQAQPLHGFFGSSQPSPHAAAHQQHQAQQQQQQQQQAQPAAAAAHFGAGGFGAEPGASCLHGSRLLNFPGGQQAFAPDSYEQHLADGQAAGDGFGPQRAGPLQDFQPPPPPNHNPGVPAPCLPLDQSPNRAASFHGLPGAAPPEQHGLDSQRRLPGQGAAGAAESLEYSYPSGDGHFDLPVFSPSEAGDGQLPHYAAGRQQVPAGGFSGGPSSLPRAPAAMGALAKAHQQQSPPAVFFERFSGGRKMPASMEPTLGGRHPLMQHQPPPGLLARQNSCPPALPRQQPCPEGSAPNAALQDSGGGGPLLPGQHAPFEYPIHRLENRSLHHPYGPNEPVFNVTHHHHQAPPPPASQRLQHFDAPPYMNVAKRPRFDSWSGGSGSLDSHLSPSAAAYSGLPGDFTPPGPDGFPPPGPPLQPPAGADHQAALQQQQQQRQNAALMMKQLAASRNPPPPRLRPPSLQQLGHHPGHHHAEPAFEAQEGAWFPAPHPSGAAAGAGPGDLLFRPGVSGMAGLQDPPPLRMAPGGEGHVPSPGGLHGQFGLSPPSERRPGPDFAAQQGFPFGASSRQATPHSASPGSYGPPTDFQAAVGPPPPARPPPPSSKLGALSLGSFPKAGAVGGPPGAGSGGAGAKESSGLFGQSCLAALSTACQNMIASLGAPNLNVTFGKKGAAAGTAGASGATAGEGAKRSKLSPAESFEAGNLGPGPQAAPAPPPPAESGLSPNYSPGPGPDAKAGGGRGRGRRKRDSGHVSPGSGGGGGAGFFDKFGPPAGAESGSPGQPGERAGPGGGGAPPHLLEPHKALSSPPAAPAWAKGGATDLLLPPAAPEQPDLLPALEKADSCSPRGDFPDEAAHEDEVSSSSDNPLPKGPGRSPLQARPGDHVLLNGPKGALAQLGLHGGAGGGGGSSASTSSPDSYGGGTPASTGGAPGQDEIHPLEILQAQIQLQRQQFSISEDQPLGLKSAKKPPDGGGGHQNGDSGELSSCCAAEGGKASMSTIDLDSLMAEHSASWYLPGDKALLEGPEEDKALAPWEKAKPPHPSKEAHDLPSSKTSATAQTGSHLQCLSVHCTEDMGEAKGRTAVPTWRSLHSDISNRFGTFVAALT; encoded by the coding sequence ATGTTCGCGCTGGAGCAGTTCGAGGcgcagagcggcggcggcggcggcgggggcagaGGCGGCGAGCGCGGCGGCTTCGGGCCGGGCTTGGGCGCCCACTTCAAGGCGTCGCCCTtccacggcggcggcggcggcggcggcggggcggcgggcggcgaggcGGCGCTGAGCGGCCTGGGCGAGCCGTCCTCGGCGGCCATGCTGGCCATGAACCTGAGCTTGTCCGGAGAGGCCTACGGCTTCCACGGCCGCGGCGGCCACGTCGACCTCCACCAGGCCCAACCCCTGCACGGCTTCTTCGGCAGCAGCCAGCCGTCCCCGCACGCCGCCGCGCACCAGCAGCACCaagcgcagcagcagcagcagcagcagcagcaagcgcaaccggcggcggcggcagcgcacTTCGGCGCCGGCGGCTTCGGGGCCGAGCCGGGCGCCTCCTGCCTCCACGGCAGCCGCCTCCTCAACTTCCCCGGCGGCCAGCAAGCCTTCGCGCCCGACAGCTACGAGCAGCACCTGGCCGACGGACAGGCGGCCGGCGACGGCTTCGGGCCCCAGCGGGCAGGCCCCCTGCAGGActtccagccgccgccgccgccgaaccACAACCCCGGCGTGCCGGCCCCCTGCCTCCCTCTGGACCAGTCGCCCAACCGCGCCGCCTCCTTCCACGGTCTGCCCGGGGCCGCCCCTCCGGAGCAGCACGGCCTGGACTCGCAGAGGCGCCTGCCCGGCCAGGGAGCCGCCGGCGCCGCGGAATCCTTGGAGTACAGCTACCCCAGCGGGGACGGCCACTTCGATTTGCCCGTCTTCTCCCCGTCCGAGGCTGGCGACGGGCAGCTGCCCCACTACGCCGCTGGCAGGCAGCAGGTGCCCGCGGGGGGCTTCTCCGGGGGGCCGTCGTCCTTGCCTCGAGCGCCGGCAGCCATGGGCGCCCTGGCCAAGGCACATCAGCAGCAGTCGCCGCCCGCGGTCTTCTTCGAGAGGTTCAGCGGGGGACGCAAGATGCCGGCGAGCATGGAGCCGACCTTGGGGGGCAGGCACCCGCTGATGCAGCACCAGCCTCCGCCGGGCCTCTTGGCCAGGCAGAACTCCTGCCCGCCTGCCCTGCCCAGGCAGCAGCCCTGCCCCGAGGGCAGCGCCCCCAACGCGGCCCTGCAAGACAGCGGCGGGGGCGGCCCCCTTCTTCCCGGCCAGCACGCTCCCTTCGAGTACCCCATCCACCGGCTGGAGAACAGGAGTCTGCACCACCCCTACGGGCCCAACGAGCCGGTGTTCAACGtgacccaccaccaccaccaagcaccGCCGCCCCCGGCCAGCCAGCGGTTGCAGCACTTCGACGCGCCCCCCTACATGAACGTGGCCAAGAGGCCTCGCTTCGACTCGTGGAGCGGCGGAAGCGGAAGCCTGGACAGCCACCTCTCGCCCTCCGCTGCGGCCTACTCGGGCCTGCCCGGAGACTTCACGCCGCCGGGCCCCGACGGCTTCCCTCCGCCGGGGCCTCCACTCCAGCCTCCGGCCGGCGCCGACCACCAAGCGGccttgcagcagcagcaacagcagcgccAGAACGCCGCCCTCATGATGAAGCAGCTGGCGGCCTCGCGcaacccgccgccgccgcgcctccGCCCGCCCAGCCTCCAGCAGCTGGGTCACCACCCCGGGCACCACCACGCAGAGCCGGCCTTCGAGGCGCAGGAGGGCGCCTGGTTTCCAGCGCCGCACCCCTCGGGGGCGGCTGCAGGGGCCGGGCCCGGGGACCTTCTCTTTCGGCCGGGGGTGAGCGGCATGGCCGGCCTGCAAGACCCGCCGCCGCTCCGCATGGCCCCTGGGGGCGAAGGACACGTGCCCTCCCCCGGCGGCCTGCACGGCCAGTTCGGCCTCAGCCCACCGTCGGAACGCAGGCCAGGCCCGGACTTCGCAGCTCAGCAGGGCTTCCCCTTCGGCGCGTCCAGCCGCCAGGCCACCCCGCATAGCGCCTCGCCCGGCTCCTACGGCCCTCCGACGGACTTCCAGGCCGCCGTCGGTCCCCCGCCGCCGGCCCGGCCTCCTccgcccagcagcaagctgggcgcTCTCTCGCTCGGCTCCTTCCCCAAGGCGGGCGCCGTCGGGGGGCCGCCCGGGgccggcagcggaggagcgggcgCCAAGGAGAGTAGCGGGCTCTTCGGCCAGAGCTGCCTGGCCGCGCTCTCCACCGCTTGCCAGAACATGATCGCCAGCCTGGGCGCCCCCAACCTCAACGTCACCTTCGGCAAGAAGGGCGCCGCCGCCGGGACGGCGGGCGCCAGCGGAGCGACCGCCGGGGAGGGTGCCAAGAGGAGCAAGCTCAGCCCGGCCGAGTCCTTCGAGGCCGGCAACCTCGGACCCGGTCCCCAGGCCGCGCCGGCCCCACCACCGCCGGCCGAGAGCGGCTTATCCCCCAACTACTCCCCGGGACCGGGACCGGACGCCAAGGCGGGGGGCGGCCGGGGCAGGGGCCGTCGGAAACGGGACAGCGGCCACGTCAGtccgggcagcggcggcggcggaggcgcggGCTTCTTCGACAAGTTCGGCCCGCCGGCCGGGGCGGAGAGCGGCAGCCCGGGGCAACCGGGGGAGCGAGCCggccctggcggcggcggcgcccctCCGCACCTCCTTGAGCCGCATAAGGCGCTGAGCTCGCCGCCGGCCGCCCCCGCCTGGGCCAAGGGCGGCGCCACAGACCTCCTGCTGCCCCCGGCGGCTCCCGAGCAGCCCGACCTCCTGCCGGCGCTCGAGAAGGCCGATTCCTGCTCTCCCCGCGGCGACTTCCCGGACGAGGCGGCCCACGAGGACGAGGTGTCCTCCAGCTCCGACAACCCGCTGCCCAAAGGCCCCGGCCGCAGCCCGCTGCAGGCCCGGCCCGGCGACCACGTGCTGCTCAACGGACCGAAGGGCGCCCTGGCGCAGCTCGGCTTACATGGCGGcgccgggggcggcggcggcagcagcgcctctacctccagccctgacagctacGGCGGCGGGACCCCGGCCAGCACCGGCGGAGCCCCGGGGCAGGACGAGATCCACCCGCTGGAGATCCTCCAGGCGCAGATCCAGCTCCAGCGCCAGCAGTTCAGCATCTCCGAAGACCAGCCGCTGGGCCTCAAGAGCGCCAAGAAGCCccccgacggcggcggcggccaccAGAACGGGGACAGCGGCGAACTGAGCAGCTGCTGCGCGGCGGAGGGCGGCAAGGCCTCAATGAGCACCATCGACTTGGACTCGCTCATGGCCGAGCACTCCGCCTCTTGGTACCTGCCCGGCGACAAGGCCCTCCTGGAGGGGCCCGAGGAGGACAAAGCCCTGGCGCCCTGGGAGAAGGCCAAGCCGCCCCACCCCAGCAAAGAAG